The following proteins come from a genomic window of Streptomyces liliiviolaceus:
- a CDS encoding sensor histidine kinase: MSVVSDSGPRGDAAHHGRSSAVGPAGTVAPFVLSSSQDVFGLRRTAQQAAAAMSLERQDQVRLATALSELGRDRLGCRGLEVSFGLVPPGRPTALLVTFVWTGGPPPARETLDLAAKLVGIEYEASPAGGRIVVSQPLTPEAGGPDEQHARLTEVLKAASRSTEADDLRAQTRDLIATLEETRAQREELRHLNEELEETNRGVLALYTELTQELEDTNSGVLALHTELEDKRHQLQEASEAKTRFWTNISHELRTPVNSVVALSTLLLAPSSPDLTVEQREQVELIGSAGHTLLSLVSDLLDVAKAEAGHLEIHTEPVDLRLLVAHLRGLILSSHGHEQVTLVTPGPERHPPLVTDETLLVRILRNLLANALKFTERGEVRLEIDVDPEPSGPTVLFTVTDTGIGIPPEELGRVFEVFYQVRGPHQSGRPGTGLGLPYARTLAELLGGTLTLTSTVGVGTKVEVRLPDLGHEYTQRSQNRKGGP; this comes from the coding sequence ATGAGCGTGGTGTCTGATTCGGGCCCGCGCGGCGACGCGGCCCACCATGGCCGCTCGTCCGCCGTCGGCCCCGCCGGCACGGTGGCGCCCTTCGTCCTGTCCTCGTCCCAGGACGTGTTCGGCCTGCGGCGAACCGCCCAACAGGCCGCGGCGGCCATGTCGCTGGAGCGGCAGGACCAGGTCCGGCTGGCGACCGCGCTGAGCGAACTCGGACGGGACCGGCTCGGCTGCCGCGGCCTGGAGGTCTCCTTCGGTCTCGTCCCGCCCGGCCGGCCCACCGCCCTGCTCGTCACGTTCGTGTGGACCGGCGGACCGCCCCCGGCGCGGGAGACGCTCGACCTGGCCGCGAAGCTCGTGGGGATCGAGTACGAGGCCTCCCCGGCGGGCGGACGCATCGTCGTCAGCCAGCCGCTCACCCCCGAGGCCGGCGGTCCGGACGAGCAGCATGCCCGGCTGACGGAGGTCCTCAAGGCCGCTTCCCGCTCGACCGAGGCGGACGACCTCCGCGCCCAGACCCGCGACCTGATCGCCACCCTGGAGGAGACCCGCGCCCAGCGGGAGGAACTGCGCCATCTCAACGAGGAGCTGGAGGAGACCAACCGGGGTGTCCTCGCGCTGTACACCGAGCTGACGCAGGAACTGGAGGACACCAACAGCGGTGTTCTCGCGCTGCACACCGAACTGGAGGACAAGCGCCACCAGTTGCAGGAGGCGAGCGAGGCCAAGACCCGCTTCTGGACGAACATCAGCCATGAACTGCGCACCCCGGTCAACTCCGTCGTCGCCCTGTCCACCCTGCTGCTGGCCCCCAGTTCCCCCGACCTCACCGTCGAGCAGCGGGAACAGGTCGAACTCATAGGATCGGCCGGCCATACGCTCCTGTCGCTCGTGAGCGACCTGCTGGACGTCGCCAAGGCCGAGGCCGGGCATCTGGAGATCCATACGGAACCGGTGGATCTGCGGCTGCTGGTCGCCCACCTCAGAGGCCTCATCCTGAGCAGCCACGGACATGAACAGGTGACGCTCGTCACGCCCGGTCCCGAACGGCATCCGCCCCTGGTGACCGACGAGACGCTGCTGGTCCGCATTCTGCGCAACCTCCTCGCCAACGCCCTCAAGTTCACCGAGCGCGGCGAGGTACGCCTGGAGATCGACGTCGATCCCGAACCCTCCGGCCCCACCGTGCTGTTCACCGTCACGGACACGGGGATCGGCATCCCGCCCGAAGAGCTCGGCCGGGTCTTCGAGGTCTTCTACCAGGTCCGCGGCCCCCACCAGAGCGGCCGCCCCGGCACCGGCCTCGGTCTGCCCTACGCCCGTACGCTCGCCGAACTGCTCGGCGGCACCCTGACCCTCACCAGTACCGTGGGCGTCGGCACCAAGGTGGAGGTCCGTCTGCCGGATCTCGGCCATGAGTACACGCAGCGATCGCAGAACCGGAAGGGCGGGCCGTGA
- a CDS encoding fused response regulator/phosphatase: protein MTDSAQERLPATVLVVDDNETNRYVLTSWLQRAGHSVISASTGEQGLDRLHGGPDTLPDIAIIDVRLPDMSGFEVSERVKNSPRTAHLPIIQISAAAITPDDHAEGLRRGADAYLDQPIDPGELLATVSATLRYARARQRAEKLAHRLIALNQATLDVYSAVGFHSFASAATGGAAAVLDSPASAVFLSPQAQAVHSMTDDARATVRIRPAHPGLLKQLAAHSLSQDTGVAIVRVPHGQWQALLPGDHLAGDVALAVARTKRGRPPVCLAVPVTALRGADDEQLLQQLANAGALALEALRTYNEEHALGLALQRSFLPKEMPTVPGVELAFRYLPASEHAEIGGDFYEAVQTVNGLLLAIGDVVGHSVEAATVMGEVRHALRAYAIEGHPPHHVLDRVETLLGQSQPGLTVTLCLVLVEPDARRLHIANAGHIPPLVIDPEKGPRFHEPHGPLVGLGLPHPPPTVVEAPPGTRLLMVTDGLVEVRTAHLDATLAEFREAVADGPADLEEMCNLLLARFGQNKDDDIALITALFT from the coding sequence GTGACCGACAGTGCCCAGGAGCGTCTGCCCGCGACCGTCCTGGTCGTCGACGACAACGAGACGAACCGCTACGTCCTCACCAGCTGGCTGCAGCGCGCCGGACACTCCGTCATCAGCGCCAGCACCGGAGAGCAGGGCCTCGACCGGCTGCACGGCGGACCGGACACGCTTCCGGACATCGCGATCATCGACGTCCGGCTGCCCGACATGAGCGGCTTCGAGGTCAGCGAGCGCGTCAAGAACAGCCCGCGGACCGCCCATCTGCCGATCATCCAGATCTCCGCCGCCGCCATCACCCCCGACGACCACGCGGAAGGGCTGAGACGGGGCGCGGACGCCTATCTCGACCAGCCCATCGACCCCGGAGAGCTCCTCGCGACGGTCTCCGCCACCCTGCGCTACGCCCGAGCCAGGCAGCGCGCCGAGAAACTCGCGCACCGACTCATAGCGCTGAACCAGGCGACGCTGGACGTCTACAGCGCCGTCGGCTTCCACTCCTTCGCGTCGGCGGCCACCGGTGGCGCGGCCGCCGTCCTGGACAGCCCCGCCAGCGCGGTCTTCCTCTCGCCCCAGGCACAGGCCGTCCACAGCATGACCGACGACGCCCGGGCCACCGTACGGATCCGCCCCGCGCACCCGGGCCTCTTGAAGCAGCTCGCGGCCCACAGCCTGAGCCAGGACACCGGCGTCGCGATCGTCCGTGTCCCGCACGGCCAGTGGCAGGCCCTGCTCCCCGGCGACCACCTCGCCGGGGACGTGGCGCTCGCGGTGGCCCGCACCAAACGCGGCCGTCCCCCCGTGTGCCTGGCCGTCCCCGTGACCGCCCTGCGCGGCGCAGACGACGAACAGCTCCTGCAGCAACTCGCCAACGCGGGCGCCCTCGCCCTCGAAGCCCTGCGGACCTACAACGAGGAACACGCCCTGGGCCTGGCGCTGCAACGTTCCTTCCTGCCCAAGGAGATGCCGACCGTCCCGGGCGTCGAGCTGGCCTTCCGCTACCTCCCCGCCTCCGAACACGCCGAGATCGGGGGAGACTTCTACGAAGCGGTGCAGACGGTCAACGGCCTGCTGCTCGCCATCGGAGACGTCGTCGGGCACTCGGTGGAGGCCGCGACCGTCATGGGCGAGGTACGCCACGCACTGCGGGCCTACGCCATCGAAGGGCACCCCCCGCACCACGTACTGGACCGGGTGGAGACGCTGCTCGGCCAGTCCCAGCCCGGCCTCACCGTCACCCTCTGCCTCGTCCTGGTCGAACCGGACGCACGCCGCCTGCACATAGCCAACGCGGGCCACATCCCGCCCCTCGTGATCGACCCGGAGAAGGGGCCGCGGTTCCACGAACCCCACGGCCCGCTGGTCGGCCTCGGCCTCCCGCATCCCCCGCCCACCGTGGTGGAGGCCCCGCCCGGCACCCGGCTGCTCATGGTGACGGACGGTCTCGTCGAGGTACGGACCGCCCATCTGGACGCCACCCTCGCCGAGTTCCGCGAGGCCGTCGCCGACGGGCCGGCCGATCTGGAGGAGATGTGCAACCTGCTCCTCGCACGCTTCGGACAGAACAAGGACGACGACATCGCCCTGATCACCGCACTGTTCACATAA